The Arachis hypogaea cultivar Tifrunner chromosome 14, arahy.Tifrunner.gnm2.J5K5, whole genome shotgun sequence genome has a segment encoding these proteins:
- the LOC112740670 gene encoding uncharacterized protein: MEGEHNLHHQEQEQQISTELLRLRDSLQPIDLSLLQHNNPAAVRVPTPATASGVCQFHHHHPNQQCGATTPSGSNSMKRPSPDTSSAERRSKRHFWDQDSPDLQGFSSVSLPMSIAALTGNSSDGHPVLRRCVSDPTKPPTSAKGFSGSSPAAGTGSGLPPLPPSLRRTVSDVTPSPPKILSRSLSSEETTTPDFSMDNDNWKGEEEAVSVEWADRCVRIIFRCPCGRGYEVLLSENTCYYKLV, translated from the exons atggaaggagagcATAACCTTCATCATCAAGAACAAGAACAACAAATATCCACCGAGTTGCTCCGACTCAGAGACTCACTTCAACCCATTGACCTCTCCTTGCTCCAACACAACAACCCCGCCGCCGTTCGTGTCCCAACTCCGGCCACCGCAAGTGGTGTATGCCagttccaccaccaccaccccaacCAGCAATGCGGCGCCACTACTCCTTCCGGCTCCAATTCAATGAAACGGCCCTCGCCGGACACCTCCTCCGCCGAACGGAGGTCTAAGAGGCACTTCTGGGATCAAGATAGCCCCGACCTTCAAGGATTCTCCTCCGTTTCGCTTCCGATGAGCATTGCCGCCCTCACCGGAAACAGCTCCGACGGCCACCCGGTTCTCCGCCGCTGTGTTTCCGACCCTACTAAGCCTCCAACTTCGGCGAAGGGTTTTTCCGGATCATCGCCTGCGGCAGGCACTGGTTCCGGGCTGCCACCACTGCCGCCGAGTCTGAGGAGGACTGTGTCTGATGTCACTCCTTCGCCGCCGAAGATCTTGTCTCGCTCATTGAGCTCTGAAGAAACCACCACTCCAGATTTTTCAATG GACAATGATAAttggaaaggagaagaagaagctgtGAGTGTAGAGTGGGCTGATAGGTGTGTAAGAATTATTTTTAGGTGCCCTTGTGGAAGGGGTTATGAGGTTCTTCTCTCTGAAAACACATGCTACTACAAGTTGGTCTAG